gtcagctaagagtaGGAAACGGAGGCTACAATACGCAcaggaaaaacattgcctggtctgatgtatctcgatttctgcagcgacattcggatggtaggaatttggcatcaacaacatgaaagcatggatccttcctgccttgtatcaacagttcaggctgctggtggaggtgtaatggtgtgagggatatttccatggtacactttgggcccattagtaccaattgagcattgtgtccacagcctacatgagtattgttgctgaccatgtccatgcttttatgaccacggtgtacccatcttctaatggctacttccagcaggataacgtaccATGTCatatcatctcagactagtttcttgaacatgacaatgagttcactgtactcaaatggcttccacagtcaccagacctcaatcacctctgggatgtggtgaaacgggagatttgcatcatggatgtgcagccgataaatctgcagcaactgtgtgatgctatcatgtcgatatggaccaaaatctctgaggaatatttccagtaccttgttgaatctatgccacgaaggattaaggtagatctgaaggcaaaaaggggtccaacccggtacttatAAAGTGGCTTGTCAGTGTATGCTATTATGCTAATACTATAAAATACCAAATTACAATATTGTAATAGAAGCCTTTTCGCATGTAGACTTTCAAATAGCAAAGGAACCTGCAGTGCAACCTTTCTTTGACCGAGtgcatttgcatgtttattaagcCCAGTTTTACATGAACCAGCTTTGTGATATTACACTGAGATATTGTGCATAATGCAGAAACACAACTATGTTTTCtaaattgttaattttttgtCCTCTGTTCTTTGCCTCGAGCATAAATTAGTTTACAGTTCTACTTGGGGAAATATGGATCGGGATTTTGTACAATCCAACattcttttttaatttaccgCTTACAGATTGATCTATAGATCAATAATAAGGGCTTTCTCAACACACGTATTTTTATGTCTCTCCTTCGCAGTGTACGGCGATgttccacacacactctctcaggaGTGGATTGACAAACAGACGCAAAGGATGTTAGATATGAAAGTGAACCCCATCACTGGATTCGCTCATAAGTGGGACTACGAAAAGAAGCAGTGGAAATAAGTACATTGCGATGTAACGACAGAGAATGTATCAGCTTTGCACTAATGAGGCGTTCCAAACTCAATGCTGTTTAACTGGCAGCCTTAAAATATAAACCTGTGTGAAAATTCCAATAAATGCACTGAATTGAACCCTGAGCCGCTTCAGTGTGTGTTCTGGCTCTGTTTGTGTTGAGAACAAAGCATGTGGTACTGCACATCTAACCTGACACCTGACTACTGGAGAGTTTTAGTATGTGTTCACAGGATTGGCTGGGGTGGAGAGGGTGTGACAGCGTGTCATTGGTTGAGGTGTGTGAGTATATCTAATCACATTCCAAGTGCCAAAAATAATtcttttgtacagtaatattgaGTCTGTGTAAAAATAGAAGGCATGGATATGTgctaatttgtttctttattgcAGATCACAAAATATTTGTGTATGATGTTAATATTTAGAAGTGATAGAAGAGatatttaataaagtttaatataGTTTTAGGTAGTTAAATAGATTTAGACTCGCCAAGATTTAGGTTTCACCAtgtaaaatgtaagactttttataaCCATTATAAATGATATTTGAGACTTATACAGGTCTacatgctaaggattttttttaacagccCATTTGTTCTAGTGGAAAAGATTTCTTAGACACATATTTTACATAATGTGTCAAACAAGCTGTATACACACTTATTTTTTCAACACTATTACAATctctttaaaaactataataaacgaAATGCATGCATATGCAACAGTCtatccaggtcagtgtcctccaCCTATATGGTCTATAAATACATAAAGAACTTTCAAACTAATTTCATTTTAAGgcagataattaaaccatattggttaTAAAGCTATTAAATTAGctattataatattagttataaatcaagcgttgttaaatgttttattgagatggattgtggGTTATTGAATGACTTTTTGCCTGACTGAGTAGCTTTACAGGGACATAGTaaaattaagaccagtttaaaacgagttaagacctacaagacaataattcagtgaatttaagacttttgaagtactaaaattctgatttaaaaatttaagaccctgcagacaccccgTAGACCCTGTAAGAACCTGCTGTCATTGCTTAAAACTTAAATTACTCTACAACTGCTTATTAGGTTTAGTGGTTAAACTAGTTAAACTGAACATtgatataattgtttattagattcATAAATGAAAGTGAGATTATTGTCCCActttcaaataaaaacattgacatttagattttttgttgttgttgcagaaaTTGACATTTAATTTAGTTACAATTAATGTAAATTGTATGCAATTAATTCAACtaaaacaaaatgatttattatttccCAAACAAATAATTTCACTTTCCCCCCGTAATTAATATaagattattaataatatcattatgtTGTGTTTGTAAATTACCACATCAAGTATACACATCTAAAATGCACCATATTGCGCACAcagctgaaaaaatatatatttgagtcGTTTGAGCAAAATGTGTTACGACACTCCTTGCTTCCCCTAGAAATTCATTTGTCAAAATGTGAAACCCCTGCACTTACAAACACGCCTGAAGTATGGAGTCCCGGGGGGATGTTGAAAAGAAGCTTTGACGAATGAAAAGAAGTGCACTTCAAACACCAACGCAGACACCATTAAATATCCCGCATCCTACTACGTATGCCAAACAATGAATGGCGTGACgtggagaaagccccgcccctcgCAGAGAGAGAGTGCTCTTCAAACAGCTTCAGTTACAACAGTTTCTGAGCGTCGCTTCAATGAACGCACCAGCCTCGATGTCATTCGTCGGCAGTGACGGAGCACGCGTAATTCTGCACGATCCGCGCCGCGCGTTGGAGAAACTGCGTTTTGCCAAAACAGCATGGAAATATACTTGTACATCTGATACGAGAAAAAAGTGCTTCTTCGTGCGCTGACTGGGTTGCTATTTTCTCTTCCGTCTTTTCTGGGACCTCGAATGTCAGTGGAATATTTAGAAATACTGCGTTTGTTTTTACTCTCTCCTTCAGTTTTGTAACGTCAACGACGTATGGTTTTTTAGTACGTGTGTGTGCGCTTTTGGGTGGATATCCAGTGGAGTGTAATAGAAAAGCGCAGTGAGTTTGAGCAGTGAAGAATCATTCCTCGCGCCGCGCTCGCGCACTGCAGCAACCGCCAGTTCATCCATTCAACGGCGCGCTGGACGTGAGGGTTTGCAGCCAGTTCTGGATATAAAGTTAAAAACTAACATTTTAACCAGTCTCAACCAATGAATGTGATGCTAAATTATAACCTTTGCCTCAGATACTGCATTTTAAGGAGAGAAATCACAGCGCGATGTGAATTTGACATTTTCCTCAGCTTTTCTCATTGAGAGACCGTTTTTCCGTTACCATGCACTTCGAATAACCGACTCTTTCCTGCTCGCGCGCGTTTTTATCGTGATTTAAAACCATGGCTAACGAAATTAGCTATGACAATCGGAATATAGTGGAGAAATACCTCAAGCATAAACTTTCAAAGCGAGGATATGTGTGGAAATGTCAGTCCTCTGCAGAGGAAGATGACACCTTTAATAAAGCAGCGGAGGAATCCTCTCCAAACTCTGACAGGAGGCTTCAGGCTCCCTCAGCCGGCGGGGGGAACAACTCTGAATGCCTGATAGCTCGGAGAGTCACTCGTTCAGATCCTCATTTGAGGCTTTACCGGGTGCTACGGGATGCTGGAGATGAGATAGAAAGGATTTATCAACGCGAATTTGAGGAGATGTCCCATCAGATGGTATTCAACCCAAATTCTGCGCAACGCAGCTTCCTAACAGTGGCCGAGGAGCTCTTTAGAGACGGAGTGAACTGGGGGCGGATCATTGCGTTCTTCGAGTTTGGTGGCACCATGTGCGTGGAAAGCGTCAACCGGGAGATGGCGTCCCAGGTAGATAATATTGCACACTGGATGACTGACTATCTGAACGGGCCACTGGAAAACTGGATTGAGGAAAATGGAGGTTGGGTAAGTTTATGGTCAAATGGTCGTGGCCTTTGCCCAGTCATTCATCACATTATCTCTGCAGCTCAAGAAAATCATATTAACACAGCCTTGTTAAACATCAAAGACCAGTAGTGTTTACTATGACAGATATTGTTTGTTTCTTAGTGGAACCGAATGTCATCGCAGTTAAAGTTGTCGTGACTTTGAGAATGTCTTTTATGTTTAATCTTGTAGTGTAAGGAACCAAACTCAAACATttctcggtcacactttattttgataatcCGTTTGTTAAATCTGAGGTACATGGCAActcattctcattagattatacgtCGATtgtttggttggggttagggttagtgtaaattgtcATGTAGCTACTTGCAAAttgtcttatagtcagttaaatgtctgttgaaggagcagtatcaatagatattaagcagacagtctactaatactcaaatggaccatcaaaattaagtgttaccCATTTCTCCAATATCTCGCACAGCCTATATAGCAAATTAAAGGATATTAGATGTTTATAATGTGTCCTGTCCAAACTtccttataaaaatgtctttaaaatgaataatggtCTCGTGATGGTGTGCAAGTTGAGTAGGAAGAATTTATAGTTTCAGTATAAGTAAATGAAGGGAGTTTAACTCATTCTTTCTGCAGTGAGAATGGGTTATTTGAATGGAACTCATTTGAGGCTAGTCAGCTTTGGTTTTGACAGTTCAATCAAGGTGAGAGTGATGGTTCAATCAATGTAAGCCACACCCCCTCTCATGTCATATCTAAACCGAAAGTGAGACCAACATGTTTTTTAAAGCGCCTGTAACTTTATATTGCATGCTATAGGTCACAATGAATTCTTGCACAgttgcaaaataaaaatgtatgctcaaataaatcagtaaagtgttttaagaaaataaaattaactgaaaattgccttttgaatattattcttcatatttttaaacatattttgtgAATATTTTGAAAGTGAAATCTGGAAGTTGAATATGAAGCATTGAATTGagtattcacagcttaaataaatagctatgttaaatttcaggttCTAAAATTTAAAACCCCGGCAATTctagtcattaaaatgcaagcagttgttaattcaatgtatttttttcagttaGTGTTATGCgacaagctttttattttaatacttttgacattgattttgttccataaatGGAGAAATGTTTACAGCAAAGCTTTAGCGAATGCTATGATTTACCATGGAGCAGCTTAAAGAACATGCTATTTTCTGTCTGAAGATACCTATTGTGGATCCTGTTTGTAATCTCCAGACCAGAGGtggccaaactagggcccgcgagCCAAAGTTGTCCAGTGGATCCTTTGATTTGGCTCGCCATCCCATCTGAGTAGAGAGGGATTGAGGTTGTCAAttcaattttaatatttgttggttttattgttaatagctaactgaaattaaatggtgttggcgagcaaatcaagtcaatggcagattctgcttgactagttcagtattgaactccactgtgttataaatgtgattgcttgtttttattatgataagtttttattaaaaaaattatactgcattagttaatatgactTAAAGTAacgttttctttttattttaaaatatcatgaaataaatgtggaaattactcatggcaactttaatgtaatttagtttggtatatttacagtGGTCAGCGTATAtaaatacacccctcacaaatctctcttttaaattcacattttaaactcttttaaattcacattcacataggaagctatacaatattatatttgtgcattagatTAGATTggtcagtattgaagccaaatctggagctaatctaacaaaataatttatgataacggttcaaaaactagtacacccaaatttatatgttatagaaaaatattaaatacaaaaaaagaggaaaaatcaagagaaaaaaaaattgaaaaatgtagttgaaattttgtaggttgtaattttcttttgcaatattttgcttgaatttaattgtattatctttcaaattctaaagatgttctgtgactaaaatattattttaataaatatatatgattaataaatctgttttgttaaatgcaccaatatacattgcctatattcactgagaaatggataaaaatattcattttcaaaatgggctgtactcaattatgctgagcactggacCTTCGGCCCATGGCTCTTGATGATATTTGGTTTATGGCCCTCTGCTTtggcgtctgctaaatgactaaatgtaaatgtgatgcaaaatactataataatgatATGTACTTTTCatctataaattattataaactataaaaatcagggatgctctgatcgatcgGCTAAATATCGGTATCGGCCTATCTCATGAACTGATCacaagtgtttgtgttagttggagatgagcaaaatGTTTGAATGACCTTGCAtatatttaggcctttttacatataagaactgaaagttctgtgtttttgacaatattgcaagatcacatattgcaataaacagtagtttataggcccatttccttttagtaaagaagtaatggatttataggtgtgcattttaacttcttatgcatcaaatatgcgcaccaaactttttcttgattcaGACACgttgtttccaaattgcattgttagtcaATTTCCTTACCAATGTTTTTTCTCTGTGCTATCCATTatgttctgtaaagctgcttcacAGCTAAATGGTTATAGGAGATGTGTTTAAGgcattatatgcaacatcctttatttattctcctaggtaaggagagatctccacttaagtatcatacttggaggaaaaatgtgcttaatgcattatagagcttgaagcatcagaatcagtactccGTATCGACCGATCACCATGACATTGGATCGGTACTCGGTTgctatcggctgcaaaaatcctgatcggagcatccccaATAAAAATATCTGAATATTTAAGTACAATATGCAAAATTTAAGTTTAATCGTGTATACTAAAATATATGGTTCATAAATTCTGATTCATGCTGATGCCATGCTAACTGGCCCCTTCTTGGTtggtttatttgaaaataaataaaatacgccACATGTTAGAACCATGTATGAACTCCCTAGTCAAAacaagtaaacattttttattcctttttttctaGAACCCTT
This window of the Danio aesculapii chromosome 24, fDanAes4.1, whole genome shotgun sequence genome carries:
- the bcl2a gene encoding apoptosis regulator Bcl-2a, which gives rise to MANEISYDNRNIVEKYLKHKLSKRGYVWKCQSSAEEDDTFNKAAEESSPNSDRRLQAPSAGGGNNSECLIARRVTRSDPHLRLYRVLRDAGDEIERIYQREFEEMSHQMVFNPNSAQRSFLTVAEELFRDGVNWGRIIAFFEFGGTMCVESVNREMASQVDNIAHWMTDYLNGPLENWIEENGGWDAFVEMYGQQKDSLFHPFSYLTKVLGLAALGLAGVTIGAFFAQK